One stretch of Priestia megaterium DNA includes these proteins:
- a CDS encoding Fe3+ hydroxamate ABC transporter substrate-binding protein → MFGIKELCSVCQKEIQPGEEVWIRMKYPSKRGMTEIKAFLHQEAQFVCMDCFKKTKK, encoded by the coding sequence GTGTTTGGAATAAAAGAGCTGTGCTCTGTTTGTCAAAAAGAAATTCAGCCTGGTGAAGAAGTATGGATACGGATGAAGTATCCAAGTAAAAGAGGCATGACTGAAATTAAAGCTTTTTTACATCAAGAAGCGCAGTTTGTATGCATGGACTGCTTTAAAAAAACAAAAAAATGA
- a CDS encoding autorepressor SdpR family transcription factor, whose amino-acid sequence MNETFKALADPTRRKILELLKERDLTAGEISEYFNMTKPSISNHLKILKQADLVQDEKRGQFVIYSLNTTVFQDLIGWFFSFQKGES is encoded by the coding sequence TTGAATGAAACATTTAAAGCCTTAGCGGATCCCACTCGCAGAAAGATTTTAGAGCTGCTAAAAGAGCGGGATTTAACCGCAGGAGAAATTTCCGAGTATTTTAATATGACCAAACCAAGCATCTCAAATCATTTAAAAATCTTGAAGCAAGCGGACCTCGTTCAAGATGAAAAAAGAGGGCAGTTTGTGATTTATTCGTTAAATACAACCGTTTTTCAAGATTTAATCGGCTGGTTTTTCAGCTTTCAGAAAGGAGAGAGTTAA
- a CDS encoding SdpI family protein, producing the protein MKKHVFPLGITLLTLVAWLIALPHLPATMPIHWGANGEANGFATKINAMILTVGIMVLIYFVIAFVPRIDPRKENYKYFSKTYNILLNAVLLLFFFVNMSTILQGLGYNVPMSYIAPIMAGIIFIIIGNYLQRVRSNYFMGIRTPWTLSNETVWKKTHRLSGKLFFIGGLLILISAFLPDGYKSVIMWGSIVLCVAIPYLYSYLAYKKEMNM; encoded by the coding sequence ATGAAAAAGCATGTATTTCCTTTAGGTATTACCCTTTTAACATTGGTTGCATGGCTGATTGCACTGCCGCATCTTCCGGCTACGATGCCCATTCACTGGGGAGCAAATGGAGAAGCAAACGGATTTGCAACAAAGATAAATGCAATGATATTAACAGTAGGAATCATGGTACTTATTTATTTTGTAATCGCATTTGTTCCGCGAATTGACCCGCGTAAAGAAAATTATAAGTACTTTTCAAAAACGTATAATATTCTGTTAAACGCCGTACTGCTATTATTCTTTTTTGTAAATATGAGCACTATTTTACAGGGGCTTGGCTATAACGTGCCGATGTCCTACATTGCTCCGATTATGGCTGGAATCATTTTTATCATTATCGGAAACTACTTGCAGCGCGTGCGCTCTAACTATTTTATGGGGATTCGTACACCATGGACGCTAAGCAATGAAACCGTATGGAAAAAGACGCATCGTTTATCTGGAAAGCTCTTTTTTATCGGCGGACTGCTAATTCTCATTAGCGCTTTTTTACCTGATGGATACAAGTCAGTTATCATGTGGGGCAGTATCGTTCTGTGCGTGGCGATTCCTTATCTGTATTCGTACCTGGCGTATAAAAAAGAAATGAATATGTA